A single genomic interval of Sander lucioperca isolate FBNREF2018 chromosome 9, SLUC_FBN_1.2, whole genome shotgun sequence harbors:
- the LOC116046234 gene encoding chemokine XC receptor 1-like, with translation MSYNNLTSTVQFTTRRDSCCSRKPTMANNFTGNDGGVNNSSDVGYRNDETFTINTITGAFFILIFIFSVMGNCLLLCVLVFYENLKNVTNLFTLNLACSDLIFTVTLPFWAVDQLQHWIFGDFACKFMTLLYFLGFYSSVILLTAITVDRFIIVVLHNWPSKPLRRQRCAMVACAAAWAISIAASVSDAIKVKVKIHFYSSTCEEHSDVSDEKLGYYLQVSLLFFLPFAIVIFCYSAILKTVLQAKNRKRHRTVVVVLCIVAAFFICWGPYNIVLVLSLYEPESHYEVAYNICLILAYSHCCMNPLLYMLSQKLRRHLLDLLRCEKARRRKRERGTGQSTSVFQNVAFTAHNSAVMLELHSK, from the exons ATGAGTTACAACAACTTAACGTCCACAGTGCAATTCACCACAAGACGTGACAGCTGTTGTTCAAG AAAACCTACAATGGCAAACAACTTCACAGGAAACGATGGAGGTGTGAACAACAGCAGTGATGTGGGGTATCGTAATGATGAGACGTTTACCATTAACACCATCACTGGTGCCTTCTTCATTTTGATCTTCATCTTCAGTGTCATGGGAAACTGTCTCCTGTTATGTGTTCTCGTCTTCTACGAGAAcctgaaaaatgtcacaaacCTATTTACCCTGAACCTGGCCTGCTCCGATTTGATCTTCACTGTCACACTTCCCTTCTGGGCCGTCGACCAACTGCAACACTGGATTTTTGGTGACTTTGCCTGCAAATTTATGACTCTGTTATACTTTCTAGGTTTTTACAGTAGCGTCATTCTACTGACTGCCATAACTGTGGATCGTTTCATAATAGTGGTGCTGCACAACTGGCCAAGCAAGCCTCTAAGGAGGCAGCGGTGTGCAATGGTTGCCTGTGCAGCTGCCTGGGCCATCAGCATTGCTGCATCCGTGAGTGATGCTATCAAAGTAAAGGTGAAAATCCACTTCTATAGTTCAACATGTGAGGAGCACTCTGATGTCTCTGATGAAAAGCTGGGATATTATCTCCAAGTGTCACTGCTCTTTTTCCTCCCATTTGCCATTGTTATTTTCTGCTATTCTGCCATCCTCAAGACAGTTTTGCaggcaaaaaacagaaaaagacacagGACTGTAGTGGTGGTGTTATGTATTGTTGCAGCCTTCTTCATCTGCTGGGGACCTTACAATATTGTGCTTGTCTTGTCTTTGTATGAACCCGAAAGCCATTATGAGGTTGCGTATAATATTTGTCTTATACTTGCTTATTCTCACTGCTGTATGAACCCTCTGCTCTATATGCTCTCACAAAAGTTGCGAAGGCATCTTTTGGATCTTTTACGCTGCGAGAAggcaaggaggaggaagagggagagaggaactGGCCAGAGCACTTCTGTTTTTCAGAATGTAGCTTTTACAGCACACAACTCTGCTGTTATGTTGGAATTACACTCCAAGTAG
- the LOC116046212 gene encoding chemokine XC receptor 1-like isoform X3 encodes MATTGSTFNTTINYYYEDYDDEICNTNGVNQFVAVFTPVFFSIVIIFSLLGNILVIVILAKYENLKSLTNAFILNLAVSDLFFTAGLPFWAYSHMYGWTLGEHVCKIVNFVFYTGFYSSGILLILMTAHRYVAVMNPLSNIVSTTGSYSVVACVIIWAVSILVASPAFIFTKVEQNHCVNANSYWSLWGIYQQNSLFIVSSVVFMFCYSQIMCRLLRPTAQRRKNKTLKLIFTLMVVFFVGWAPYNIVLFQKSLYFWPQPPADSKTVAKTCKTSERLDYAFYISQLFAFSHCCLNPVFYVFVGVKFKNHLKKMLKGWGHSNSSIRNRQSRLTITSLTSGEEFSM; translated from the coding sequence ATGGCAACAACTGGCTCAACGTTCAACACAACCATAAACTATTACTATGAAGATTATGACGATGAAATATGCAACACAAATGGCGTCAACCAGTTTGTAGCGGTCTTCACTCCAGTTTTCTTCTCCATTGTGATCATCTTCAGTCTGTTGGGCAACATCCTGGTCATTGTGATTCTGGCCAAGTATGAGAATCTCAAATCCCTCACCAATGCTTTCATCCTGAACCTGGCTGTATCGGATCTCTTCTTCACCGCAGGTCTGCCCTTCTGGGCCTACTCTCACATGTATGGATGGACTTTAGGGGAACATGTATGCAAAATAGTCAACTTTGTCTTCTACACTGGCTTCTACAGCAGCGGTATCCTCCTTATCCTGATGACTGCTCACCGTTATGTAGCTGTCATGAATCCTCTATCTAACATTGTGTCCACCACAGGCTCCTACAGTGTTGTAGCATGTGTGATCATTTGGGCAGTGAGTATATTGGTCGCCAGTCCAGCCTTCATCTTCACCAAAGTTGAGCAGAATCACTGTGTAAATGCAAATTCTTACTGGAGCTTATGGGGAATCTACCAGCAAAATAGTCTCTTCATAGTGAGTTCAGTGGTGTTCATGTTTTGCTATTCTCAGATCATGTGCAGGTTGCTGCGTCCAACTGCCCAAAGAAGAAAGAACAAAACTTTAAAACTAATTTTTACTCTCATGGTTGTTTTCTTCGTAGGCTGGGCGCCTTACAATATAGTGCTATTTCAAAAGTCATTGTATTTCTGGCCCCAACCACCTGCTGACTCAAAGACTGTGGCTAAAACGTGTAAAACATCAGAACGACTGGATTACGCCTTTTACATTAGCCAACTTTTTGCCTTTTCACACTGCTGCCTCAACCctgtattttatgtgtttgtgGGGGTTAAATTCAAAAACCACTTGAAGAAAATGCTGAAGGGCTGGGGCCACAGCAATAGCAGCATCCGCAATAGGCAAAGCCGACTCACAATCACATCACTAACAAGTGGTGAAGAGTTCTCAATGTAG